From the Streptomyces pluripotens genome, one window contains:
- the ctaD gene encoding cytochrome c oxidase subunit I, translating into MSILNEPQGAAAAEDSYESELPVRRKQPGNVVVKWMTTTDHKTIGTLYLTTSFAFFLIGGVMALLMRAELARPGLQIMSNEQFNQAFTMHGTIMLLMFATPLFAGFANWIMPLQIGAPDVAFPRLNMFAYWLYLFGSLIAVGGFLTPQGAADFGWFAYSPLSNAIRSPGLGADMWIMGLAMSGFGTILGSVNFITTIICMRAPGMTMFRMPIFVWNVLLTGVLVLLAFPVLAAALFALEADRKFGAHVFDAANGGALLWQHLFWFFGHPEVYIIALPFFGIISEVIPVFSRKPMFGYMGLIAATVAIAGLSVTVWAHHMYVTGGVLLPFFSFMTFLIAVPTGVKFFNWIGTMWKGSLSFETPMLWATGFLITFTFGGLTGVILASPPMDFHISDSYFVVAHFHYVVFGTVVFAMFSGFHFWWPKFTGKMLDERLGKVTFWTLFIGFHTTFLVQHWLGAEGMPRRYADYLANDGFTTLNTVSTIGSFLLGLSILPFLYNVWKTAKYGKPVGVDDPWGYGRSLEWATSCPPPRHNFVTLPRIRSESPAFDLHHPEIAALEQLEYAGHGSANAGSKEAGK; encoded by the coding sequence GTGAGCATCCTCAACGAACCCCAGGGTGCCGCGGCAGCTGAAGACTCGTACGAGAGCGAGCTGCCGGTCAGGCGCAAGCAACCCGGCAATGTCGTGGTCAAGTGGATGACGACCACCGACCACAAGACGATCGGCACGCTGTATCTGACGACGTCGTTCGCGTTCTTCCTGATCGGCGGCGTGATGGCGCTGCTCATGCGTGCCGAGCTGGCCCGGCCGGGCCTGCAGATCATGTCGAACGAGCAGTTCAACCAGGCGTTCACGATGCACGGCACGATCATGCTGCTGATGTTCGCGACGCCGCTGTTCGCAGGCTTCGCGAACTGGATCATGCCGCTGCAGATCGGCGCGCCGGACGTGGCGTTCCCGCGGCTGAACATGTTCGCCTACTGGCTCTACCTGTTCGGCTCGCTCATCGCGGTCGGTGGGTTCCTCACCCCGCAGGGCGCGGCGGACTTCGGCTGGTTCGCCTACTCCCCGCTGTCGAACGCGATCCGCTCCCCGGGCCTCGGCGCCGACATGTGGATCATGGGTCTGGCCATGTCCGGTTTCGGCACGATCCTCGGCTCGGTCAACTTCATCACCACGATCATCTGCATGCGTGCGCCGGGCATGACCATGTTCCGCATGCCGATCTTCGTGTGGAACGTCCTGCTGACCGGTGTCCTGGTCCTGCTGGCCTTCCCGGTCCTGGCGGCCGCACTGTTCGCCCTGGAGGCGGACCGCAAGTTCGGCGCCCATGTGTTCGACGCCGCCAACGGCGGAGCCTTGCTGTGGCAACACCTCTTCTGGTTCTTCGGCCATCCAGAGGTGTACATCATCGCGCTACCGTTCTTCGGCATCATCAGCGAAGTGATTCCGGTCTTCTCCCGCAAGCCGATGTTCGGCTACATGGGTCTGATCGCCGCGACCGTCGCGATCGCCGGCCTGTCCGTGACGGTGTGGGCCCACCACATGTACGTCACCGGTGGTGTGCTGCTGCCGTTCTTCTCCTTCATGACCTTCCTGATCGCGGTGCCGACCGGTGTGAAGTTCTTCAACTGGATCGGCACCATGTGGAAGGGTTCGCTGTCCTTCGAGACACCGATGCTCTGGGCCACCGGCTTCCTGATCACCTTCACGTTCGGTGGTCTGACCGGTGTCATCCTGGCCTCGCCCCCGATGGACTTCCACATCTCCGACTCGTACTTCGTGGTGGCCCACTTCCACTACGTGGTCTTCGGTACGGTCGTCTTCGCCATGTTCTCCGGCTTCCACTTCTGGTGGCCGAAGTTCACCGGCAAGATGCTGGACGAGCGCCTCGGCAAGGTCACCTTCTGGACCCTGTTCATCGGCTTCCACACGACGTTCCTGGTCCAGCACTGGCTGGGCGCCGAGGGCATGCCGCGCCGTTACGCGGACTACCTGGCGAACGACGGTTTCACCACCCTGAACACGGTCTCGACGATCGGTTCGTTCCTGCTCGGCCTGTCGATCCTGCCGTTCCTCTACAACGTCTGGAAGACGGCCAAGTACGGCAAGCCGGTCGGCGTGGACGACCCGTGGGGCTACGGCCGCTCGCTGGAGTGGGCGACCTCCTGCCCGCCGCCGCGCCACAACTTCGTGACCCTGCCGCGGATCCGCAGCGAATCCCCGGCGTTCGACCTGCAC
- the coxB gene encoding cytochrome c oxidase subunit II, with the protein MSPNGSDRSPRRPMRRKLLQALTAGLVLATATGCTYKDFPRLGMPTPTTEEAPRILSLWQGSWAAALAVGVLVWGLILWSAMFHRRSRTKVEVPPQTRYNMPIEALYTVVPIIIISVLFYFTARDESKLLSLTDKKPDVTVNVVGFQWSWGFNYIEKVPGVSGNAKTDKNLDAIPDRFKKEFPANAGGVYDVGTPATKNPQTGNPGPTLWLPEGKTVRFILTSRDVIHSFWVVPFLMKQDVIPGHTNAFQVTPNKQGTFLGKCAELCGVDHSRMLFNVKVVSPERYEQHLKDLAKKGQTGYIPAGIAQTSHEKNRETNNL; encoded by the coding sequence GTGAGTCCCAACGGCTCCGACCGCTCGCCGCGGCGCCCGATGCGGCGGAAGCTGCTGCAGGCACTGACCGCGGGCCTGGTCCTGGCGACCGCAACCGGTTGCACATACAAGGACTTCCCCCGCCTTGGTATGCCCACCCCCACCACGGAAGAGGCTCCGCGGATCCTCTCCCTGTGGCAGGGCTCCTGGGCTGCCGCGCTCGCCGTCGGCGTGCTGGTGTGGGGCCTGATCCTGTGGAGCGCCATGTTCCACAGGCGCAGCCGCACCAAGGTCGAGGTTCCTCCGCAGACTCGGTACAACATGCCGATCGAGGCCCTGTACACGGTGGTCCCGATCATCATCATCTCGGTGCTCTTCTACTTCACCGCCCGGGACGAGTCGAAGCTGCTCAGTCTCACCGACAAGAAGCCCGACGTCACGGTCAACGTGGTCGGCTTCCAGTGGAGCTGGGGCTTCAACTACATCGAGAAGGTCCCCGGTGTCTCCGGCAACGCCAAGACCGACAAGAACCTGGACGCCATTCCGGACCGGTTCAAGAAGGAATTCCCGGCGAACGCCGGCGGTGTCTACGACGTCGGTACGCCCGCCACGAAGAACCCGCAGACCGGCAACCCCGGCCCGACGCTCTGGCTCCCTGAGGGCAAGACCGTACGTTTCATCCTGACCTCGCGTGACGTCATCCACTCCTTCTGGGTGGTGCCGTTCCTCATGAAGCAGGACGTCATCCCCGGTCACACCAACGCCTTCCAGGTGACCCCGAACAAGCAGGGCACCTTCCTCGGCAAGTGTGCGGAACTCTGCGGCGTCGACCACTCCCGGATGCTGTTCAACGTGAAGGTCGTCTCCCCCGAGCGATACGAGCAGCACCTCAAGGACCTCGCCAAGAAGGGGCAGACCGGTTACATTCCCGCCGGCATCGCGCAGACGAGCCACGAGAAGAACCGGGAGACGAACAACCTGTGA
- a CDS encoding cysteine desulfurase/sulfurtransferase TusA family protein, producing the protein MPYFDAASAVPLHPVARQALLASLDEGWADPTRLHREGRRARMLLDAAREAAAEAVGCRPGEIVFTSSGTRAVHTGVAGALAGRRRVGHHLIVSTVEHSSVLHSADSFEVEGGTVDRVPVDRTGAVDPSGYAAALRPDTALACLQSANHEVGTVQPVAEVAAVCRAAGVPLFVDAAQSLGWGPVEGDWSLLAGSAHKWGGPSGVGLLVVRKGVRFAAQGPVDERESGRAAGFENIPAIVAAVASLRAVRIEAAEETVRLRELTARIRAEVPRLVPDVEVVGDAGRRLPGIVTFSCLYVDGEALLHELDREGFSVSSGSSCTSSTLTPSHVLKAMGVLSEGNVRVSLPPGTAEADVARFLQVLPRVVAGVREKLGAPAPAPAPAVTVADDVIAVDALGKRCPVPVIELAKIFGDVPVGGTVRVLSDDEAARLDIPAWCEMRGQEYVGEEPAPRGTAYLVRRVS; encoded by the coding sequence GTGCCCTACTTCGACGCCGCCTCCGCCGTCCCTCTCCATCCTGTGGCCCGCCAGGCGCTGTTGGCCTCCCTGGACGAAGGGTGGGCCGATCCCACCAGGCTGCACCGGGAAGGACGCAGGGCCCGGATGCTCTTGGACGCGGCGCGGGAGGCCGCCGCCGAGGCCGTGGGGTGCCGGCCCGGCGAAATCGTCTTCACCTCATCCGGGACGCGGGCCGTGCACACCGGTGTGGCGGGAGCCCTGGCGGGGCGGAGGCGGGTGGGACACCACCTGATCGTGTCAACGGTGGAACATTCCTCGGTACTCCATTCGGCGGATTCGTTCGAAGTGGAGGGCGGGACGGTCGACCGCGTGCCGGTGGACCGGACCGGAGCCGTCGACCCGTCCGGCTACGCCGCCGCGCTCCGGCCGGACACCGCCCTGGCCTGTCTGCAATCGGCCAACCACGAGGTGGGCACGGTACAGCCGGTGGCCGAGGTGGCCGCCGTGTGTCGGGCGGCCGGGGTGCCGCTGTTCGTGGACGCGGCGCAGTCGCTGGGGTGGGGGCCCGTCGAGGGTGACTGGTCGCTGCTGGCGGGCAGTGCGCACAAGTGGGGCGGACCCTCCGGGGTCGGGCTGCTCGTGGTGCGGAAGGGGGTGCGGTTCGCCGCCCAAGGACCAGTGGACGAGCGGGAGTCGGGACGAGCCGCCGGGTTCGAGAACATCCCGGCCATCGTGGCGGCCGTGGCCTCCCTACGCGCGGTGCGGATCGAGGCGGCCGAGGAGACGGTGCGGCTGCGGGAACTGACGGCACGGATCCGGGCGGAGGTGCCGCGGCTGGTGCCGGACGTGGAGGTGGTGGGCGATGCCGGGCGACGGCTGCCGGGAATCGTCACTTTCTCCTGTCTCTACGTGGACGGAGAGGCACTGCTGCACGAGCTGGACCGGGAGGGGTTCTCCGTTTCGTCCGGGTCGTCGTGCACCAGCAGCACTCTGACGCCCAGCCACGTACTGAAGGCGATGGGGGTACTGAGCGAGGGCAACGTGCGCGTATCACTGCCGCCGGGGACGGCGGAGGCGGACGTGGCGCGGTTCCTCCAGGTGCTGCCGCGGGTCGTGGCGGGGGTCCGGGAGAAGCTCGGGGCACCGGCACCGGCACCGGCACCGGCGGTCACGGTGGCGGACGACGTGATCGCCGTCGACGCACTGGGCAAGCGCTGTCCGGTACCCGTCATCGAGCTGGCGAAGATCTTCGGGGACGTACCGGTGGGCGGCACGGTCCGAGTGCTCTCCGACGACGAGGCGGCCCGGCTGGACATCCCGGCGTGGTGCGAGATGCGGGGACAGGAGTACGTCGGGGAGGAGCCGGCACCGCGGGGCACGGCGTACCTGGTCCGCCGGGTGAGCTGA
- a CDS encoding carbohydrate kinase family protein — translation MRIAVTGSIATDHLMTFPGRFADQLVADQLHTVSLSFLVDNLDVRRGGVGANIAFGMGNLGTQPILVGAAGFDFDEYRAWLDRNGVDTDSVRISETLHTARFVCTTDADHNQIGSFYTGAMSEARLIELKTVADRVGGLDLVLIGADDPEAMLRHTEECRARDIPFAADFSQQIARMEGEEIRVLLEGATYLFSNEYEKGLIESKTGWTDAEILSKVGHRVTTLGSRGVRIECVGEDPIEVGCPEEERKADPTGVGDAFRAGFLSGLAWGVPPERAAQVGCMLATLVIETVGTQEYQLRRAHFMERFTKAYGHAAAEEVQVHLG, via the coding sequence GTGCGCATCGCAGTCACCGGCTCCATCGCCACTGACCACCTCATGACCTTCCCCGGCCGCTTCGCCGACCAGTTGGTCGCGGACCAGCTGCACACGGTTTCGCTCTCCTTCCTGGTCGACAACCTGGACGTGCGCCGGGGCGGGGTCGGCGCGAACATCGCCTTCGGCATGGGCAACCTCGGCACGCAGCCCATCCTGGTCGGTGCCGCCGGCTTCGACTTCGACGAATACCGTGCTTGGCTCGACCGCAACGGTGTGGACACCGACTCGGTCCGCATCTCCGAGACGCTGCACACCGCCCGTTTCGTGTGCACCACTGACGCCGACCACAACCAGATCGGCTCCTTCTACACCGGCGCCATGAGCGAGGCCCGACTCATCGAGCTCAAGACCGTCGCGGACCGTGTGGGTGGACTCGACCTGGTCCTCATCGGTGCCGACGACCCCGAGGCGATGCTGCGTCACACCGAGGAGTGCCGCGCCCGGGACATCCCGTTCGCCGCCGACTTCTCGCAGCAGATCGCCCGCATGGAGGGAGAGGAGATCCGGGTGCTGCTCGAAGGAGCGACCTACCTGTTCTCCAACGAGTACGAGAAGGGACTGATCGAGTCCAAGACCGGCTGGACGGATGCCGAGATCCTCTCCAAGGTCGGCCACCGGGTCACCACGCTCGGCTCCCGGGGCGTCCGTATCGAGTGCGTCGGCGAGGACCCGATCGAGGTGGGGTGCCCGGAGGAGGAGCGCAAGGCCGACCCCACGGGCGTCGGCGACGCCTTCCGCGCCGGGTTCCTCTCCGGCCTGGCCTGGGGGGTCCCCCCAGAGCGTGCCGCGCAGGTCGGCTGCATGCTCGCCACCCTGGTCATCGAGACGGTGGGGACACAGGAGTACCAGCTGCGCAGGGCGCACTTCATGGAGCGGTTCACCAAGGCGTACGGGCATGCGGCCGCCGAAGAGGTCCAGGTCCACCTCGGGTGA
- a CDS encoding HesB/IscA family protein has protein sequence MSVSDETSTVTDGIILTDAAASKVKALLDQEGRDDLALRVAVQPGGCSGLRYQLFFDERSLDGDVEKDFGGVKVVTDRMSAPYLGGATVDFVDTIEKQGFTIDNPNATGSCACGDSFS, from the coding sequence ATGTCCGTATCGGACGAGACCAGCACCGTCACCGACGGCATCATCCTGACCGACGCCGCTGCGTCCAAGGTCAAGGCCCTGCTCGACCAGGAAGGCCGTGACGACCTCGCCCTGCGTGTCGCCGTCCAGCCCGGCGGCTGCTCCGGCCTGCGCTACCAGCTCTTCTTCGATGAGCGCTCGCTCGACGGTGACGTGGAGAAGGACTTCGGCGGGGTCAAGGTGGTGACCGACCGCATGAGCGCTCCGTACCTGGGCGGCGCAACCGTCGACTTCGTCGACACGATCGAGAAGCAGGGCTTCACGATCGACAACCCGAACGCGACCGGCTCCTGCGCCTGCGGTGACTCCTTCAGCTGA
- a CDS encoding RICIN domain-containing protein — protein sequence MRRRTAALLTPALAFAGALALPATAHAEAPGNCVTSHNGPLALADCTGVAKGTTWQARAVCMHVISGQPLDYWRNGTLATGNGRSVVYCNRGDYATKTIRTVTLSVAGKQGRLVGYGGKCVDIQHAKASNSTAVQLYHCNGTAAQWWTLGNDHTVRGLGYCLNVEWGRRANGTHVEIYKCVPGATGEQWIPQPNGSLKNVLTGKCLDDLGFNTKDRTRLGIWDCNGLANQKWTLTQ from the coding sequence ATGAGACGCCGCACAGCGGCTCTACTGACCCCGGCCTTGGCTTTCGCCGGAGCCCTGGCCCTCCCGGCCACCGCGCACGCCGAGGCCCCCGGCAACTGCGTCACCTCGCACAACGGCCCGCTCGCCCTCGCCGACTGCACGGGCGTGGCGAAGGGCACGACCTGGCAGGCCCGGGCCGTCTGCATGCACGTCATCTCCGGCCAGCCGCTTGACTACTGGCGCAACGGCACGCTCGCCACCGGCAACGGCAGGTCGGTGGTGTACTGCAACCGCGGCGACTACGCGACCAAGACGATCAGGACGGTGACCCTGTCCGTGGCCGGCAAGCAGGGCCGCCTGGTCGGCTACGGCGGCAAGTGCGTGGACATCCAGCACGCCAAGGCGTCGAACTCCACCGCAGTGCAGCTCTACCACTGCAACGGCACGGCCGCCCAGTGGTGGACCCTGGGCAATGACCACACCGTACGCGGTCTGGGGTACTGCCTGAACGTGGAGTGGGGGCGCAGAGCGAACGGCACCCACGTGGAAATCTACAAGTGCGTCCCGGGCGCCACGGGCGAGCAGTGGATTCCGCAGCCCAACGGCTCCCTGAAGAACGTCCTGACCGGCAAGTGCCTGGACGACCTCGGCTTCAACACGAAGGACAGGACCCGGTTGGGCATCTGGGACTGCAACGGGCTGGCCAACCAGAAATGGACACTGACGCAGTGA
- the nadA gene encoding quinolinate synthase NadA, giving the protein MTTAQTPELDVQPTPLALLLLGREADPKSERGVECPGDLPSPSDPDLVERARAAKEKLGDRVFVLGHHYQRDEVIQFADVTGDSFKLARDAAARPEAEYIVFCGVHFMAESADILTSDDQKVVLPDLAAGCSMADMATAEQVAECWDVLTEAGIAEQVVPVSYMNSSADIKAFTGKHGGTICTSSNAKRALDWAFEQGEKVLFLPDQHLGRNTAVRDMGMSLDDCVVYNPHKPNGGLTAEELRAAKMILWRGHCSVHGRFNLDSVNDVRARIPGVNVLVHPECTHEVVAAADHVGSTEHIIKTLETAPAGSKWAIGTELNLVRRLANRFAPEGKEIVFLDKTVCFCSTMNRIDLPHLVWALESLAEGNLVNRIEVDKETEAFAKLALERMLALP; this is encoded by the coding sequence GTGACCACCGCCCAGACCCCGGAGCTCGACGTGCAGCCGACTCCGCTCGCCCTGCTGTTGCTCGGCCGGGAGGCCGACCCGAAGAGCGAGCGGGGCGTCGAGTGCCCCGGTGACCTGCCGTCACCGTCCGACCCCGATCTGGTCGAGCGCGCCCGCGCCGCCAAGGAGAAGCTCGGTGACAGGGTCTTCGTGCTCGGCCACCACTACCAGCGCGACGAGGTCATCCAGTTCGCCGACGTCACGGGCGACTCCTTCAAGCTGGCCCGGGACGCGGCCGCGCGCCCGGAAGCGGAGTACATCGTCTTCTGCGGTGTGCACTTCATGGCCGAGTCGGCGGACATCCTGACGTCGGACGACCAGAAGGTCGTCCTCCCCGACCTCGCCGCCGGCTGCTCCATGGCCGACATGGCGACGGCCGAGCAGGTCGCGGAGTGCTGGGACGTACTGACGGAGGCCGGGATAGCCGAGCAGGTGGTGCCCGTCTCCTACATGAACTCCTCCGCCGACATCAAGGCGTTCACCGGCAAGCACGGCGGCACGATCTGCACCTCGTCGAACGCGAAGCGCGCGCTCGACTGGGCCTTCGAGCAGGGCGAGAAGGTCCTGTTCCTCCCCGACCAGCACCTGGGCCGCAACACCGCCGTCCGCGACATGGGGATGTCTCTGGACGACTGCGTGGTCTACAACCCGCACAAGCCGAACGGCGGACTGACCGCCGAGGAGCTGCGCGCCGCCAAGATGATCCTCTGGCGCGGTCACTGCTCGGTGCACGGACGCTTCAACCTGGACTCGGTCAACGACGTGCGGGCCCGCATCCCCGGCGTGAACGTCCTGGTCCACCCGGAGTGCACGCACGAGGTCGTGGCCGCGGCGGACCACGTCGGCTCGACCGAGCACATCATCAAGACCCTCGAAACCGCCCCGGCCGGTTCCAAGTGGGCCATCGGCACCGAACTGAACCTGGTCCGCCGCCTGGCGAACCGTTTCGCTCCCGAGGGCAAGGAGATCGTCTTCCTCGACAAGACGGTCTGCTTCTGCTCGACCATGAACCGCATCGACCTGCCCCACCTGGTCTGGGCCCTGGAGTCCCTGGCCGAGGGCAACCTGGTCAACCGCATCGAGGTCGACAAGGAGACCGAGGCGTTCGCGAAGCTGGCGCTGGAGCGGATGCTGGCGCTGCCGTAG
- a CDS encoding efflux RND transporter permease subunit, whose product MSWLSRFSLAQRALIGLMSLVALVFGLIAIPQIKQQLLPTIDLPMVSVIAPYQGASPDVVEKQVVEPIENNLQAVAGVTGVTSTASEGHAVIMASFDYGNDTKQLVSDVQQAVNRARNRLPDGVDPQVISGSTDDMPTVVLAATSGKDQQALADRLDKTVVPALKDIDGVGRVQVTGVRDLQVTVTPDEVKLADAGLTSAALGQALRAGGATVPAGSFDEDGANRTVQVGGGFTSLKQIRDLVVTGQGAGKPVRLGDVAAVQEQPAPADSLTRTDGRPSLAVNVTMDHDGSAVSISDAVRDKLPDLRQDLGSGAKLTVVSDQGPAVSKSIKGLTTEGALGLLFAVLVILVFLASIRSTLVTAVSIPLSVVLALIVLWTRGLSLNMLTLGALTIAIGRVVDDSIVVLENIKRHLGYGEERKEAILAAVREVAGAVTSSTFTTVAVFLPIGLVGGMVGALFGSFSITVTAALLASLLVSLTVVPVLSYWFLRAPKGTPEDAEEARRRAEQREAGSRLQRAYVPVLRFATRRRLTSVLIAVAVLVLTFGMSGLLKTNFFDQGEQQVLTVKQELKPGTSLAATDVQARRVENLLASTKGVKDYQVTVGSSGFRAAFGGGTDTNQASYQVMLKDSASYDEVQRRLEDGLRKLKGIGTTTVSAGDGFGNQDLSVVVKASDPQVLSRAAAQVRSTVAGLDHVTDVTSNLAQSVPRISVKADAKAAAAGFDDQKLGAAVAQAVRGTAVAKATLDDTERDIVVRSAKPATTLAQLRNVRLGPVKLGDIATVKLVDGPVSLTRIDGQRAATITAKPTGDNTGAVSSELQSKIKALKLPVGATAEIGGVTSNQDDAFKNLGLAMLAAIAIVFMLLVATFRSLVQPLILLVSIPFAATGALGLLVVTGTPLGVPAMIGMLMLIGIVVTNAIVLIDLINQYRKQGCGVVEAVVEGGRHRLRPILMTALATIFALLPMALGVTGEGGFIAQPLAVVVIGGLITSTLLTLLLVPTLYAMIELGKERQAGKGTDRNGLTAPTEPGPAEPEPAQV is encoded by the coding sequence ATGTCCTGGCTGTCGAGATTCAGCCTCGCCCAGCGTGCCCTCATCGGGCTCATGTCGCTCGTCGCGCTCGTCTTCGGACTGATCGCGATACCGCAGATCAAACAGCAACTCCTCCCCACCATCGACCTGCCCATGGTGTCGGTGATCGCGCCGTACCAGGGTGCCTCGCCCGACGTGGTCGAGAAGCAGGTCGTCGAGCCGATCGAGAACAACCTGCAGGCCGTCGCCGGTGTCACCGGTGTCACCTCGACCGCGAGCGAGGGCCATGCCGTGATCATGGCGTCCTTCGACTACGGCAACGACACCAAGCAGCTCGTTTCAGACGTCCAGCAGGCCGTCAACCGGGCCCGTAACCGGCTTCCGGACGGCGTTGACCCGCAGGTCATCTCCGGCTCGACCGACGACATGCCGACCGTGGTCCTCGCCGCCACGTCCGGCAAGGACCAGCAGGCCCTGGCCGACCGGCTCGACAAGACGGTCGTGCCGGCCCTGAAGGACATCGACGGCGTCGGCCGCGTCCAGGTGACCGGCGTGCGCGACCTGCAGGTCACCGTCACCCCGGACGAGGTGAAGCTGGCCGACGCGGGCCTCACCTCCGCCGCCCTCGGTCAGGCCCTCAGAGCGGGCGGTGCGACCGTTCCGGCCGGCTCCTTCGACGAGGACGGCGCCAACCGCACCGTCCAGGTCGGCGGCGGCTTCACCTCGCTCAAGCAGATCCGGGACCTGGTGGTCACCGGCCAGGGCGCCGGGAAGCCGGTGCGCCTCGGCGACGTGGCCGCCGTGCAGGAACAGCCCGCTCCGGCCGACTCCCTCACCCGTACCGACGGCCGGCCGAGCCTCGCCGTCAACGTCACCATGGACCACGACGGCAGCGCCGTGTCCATCTCCGACGCGGTCCGGGACAAGCTGCCCGACCTGCGCCAGGACCTCGGCTCGGGAGCGAAGCTCACCGTCGTCAGCGACCAGGGCCCGGCCGTGTCCAAGTCCATCAAGGGCCTGACCACCGAGGGCGCGCTCGGCCTGCTCTTCGCGGTTCTGGTCATCCTGGTGTTCCTGGCGTCGATCCGCTCGACGCTGGTCACGGCGGTATCCATCCCCCTGTCCGTGGTGCTCGCGCTGATCGTGCTGTGGACGCGCGGTCTGTCGCTCAACATGCTCACGCTCGGCGCGCTGACCATCGCCATCGGCCGCGTCGTCGACGACTCGATCGTGGTCCTGGAGAACATCAAACGCCACCTCGGTTACGGCGAGGAACGCAAGGAGGCCATCCTCGCCGCGGTGCGCGAGGTGGCCGGTGCGGTCACCTCCTCCACCTTCACCACGGTCGCCGTGTTCCTGCCGATCGGACTGGTCGGCGGTATGGTGGGCGCCCTGTTCGGCTCGTTCAGCATCACCGTCACGGCGGCCCTGCTGGCCTCCCTCCTGGTCTCGCTGACGGTCGTCCCGGTCCTGTCGTACTGGTTCCTACGCGCCCCCAAGGGCACTCCTGAGGACGCCGAGGAGGCCCGCCGCAGGGCCGAGCAGCGGGAAGCGGGCAGCCGGCTCCAGCGCGCCTACGTCCCGGTCCTGCGTTTCGCCACCCGCCGCCGCCTCACCAGCGTGTTGATCGCCGTGGCCGTCCTGGTCCTCACGTTCGGCATGTCCGGGTTGCTGAAGACGAACTTCTTCGATCAGGGCGAGCAGCAGGTGCTCACCGTCAAGCAGGAGCTGAAGCCCGGCACCAGCCTCGCGGCGACGGACGTGCAGGCCCGGCGGGTCGAGAACCTGCTCGCCTCCACGAAGGGTGTCAAGGACTACCAGGTCACCGTCGGCTCCTCTGGTTTCCGGGCGGCTTTCGGCGGCGGTACGGACACCAACCAGGCGTCCTACCAGGTGATGCTGAAGGATTCGGCGTCCTACGACGAGGTGCAGCGGCGGCTGGAGGACGGGCTGAGGAAGCTCAAAGGCATCGGCACCACCACGGTGTCGGCCGGTGACGGCTTCGGCAACCAGGACCTCAGCGTCGTGGTGAAGGCGTCCGATCCACAGGTGCTGAGCCGGGCCGCCGCGCAGGTGCGTTCCACCGTGGCCGGCCTCGACCACGTCACGGACGTCACCAGCAACCTGGCGCAGAGCGTGCCGCGGATCTCGGTGAAGGCCGACGCCAAGGCGGCTGCGGCCGGGTTCGACGACCAGAAACTGGGTGCCGCGGTGGCGCAGGCGGTACGTGGTACGGCGGTGGCGAAGGCCACGCTCGACGACACCGAGCGGGACATCGTCGTGAGGTCGGCGAAGCCCGCGACCACCCTGGCACAGCTGCGGAACGTGCGCCTCGGGCCGGTGAAGCTGGGCGACATCGCCACGGTGAAACTGGTGGACGGTCCGGTCTCGCTGACCCGCATCGACGGTCAGCGTGCCGCGACGATCACCGCGAAGCCGACCGGCGACAACACGGGAGCGGTGAGCAGCGAGCTCCAGTCGAAGATCAAGGCGCTGAAGCTGCCGGTGGGCGCCACGGCGGAGATCGGTGGCGTGACCTCCAACCAGGACGACGCGTTCAAGAATCTGGGCCTGGCCATGCTGGCGGCGATCGCGATCGTCTTCATGCTCCTGGTCGCGACGTTCCGTTCGCTCGTCCAGCCGTTGATCCTGCTGGTCTCCATTCCGTTCGCGGCGACGGGCGCGCTCGGTCTGCTGGTCGTCACCGGTACCCCCCTGGGCGTCCCGGCGATGATCGGCATGCTGATGTTGATCGGCATCGTGGTGACCAACGCGATCGTGCTGATCGATCTGATCAACCAGTACCGCAAGCAGGGGTGCGGGGTCGTCGAAGCCGTGGTGGAGGGCGGTCGGCACCGGCTCCGCCCGATTCTCATGACGGCACTGGCGACGATCTTCGCCCTGCTTCCGATGGCCTTGGGCGTCACAGGTGAGGGCGGATTCATTGCCCAGCCGCTCGCGGTCGTGGTCATCGGCGGCTTGATCACGTCGACCCTGCTGACCCTGCTGCTCGTCCCGACGCTCTACGCCATGATCGAACTCGGCAAGGAGCGCCAGGCGGGGAAGGGGACGGATCGCAACGGCCTGACCGCCCCGACGGAACCGGGGCCGGCGGAACCGGAGCCGGCGCAGGTCTAG